TGCGAGTGCTAGAAAAATGCATGGTTGCTCCACCACCAAATACCATCCAAGAAAAGTCCTTACCTCTAACATTCTTCGACCTACCATTTCTTCACTCCCCTCTTATTCACCACattttcttttgtgattattcCCACCCTACTTCTCATTTTACTAATGAAGTTATTCCTAAGCTCAAAACTTCACTCTCCCTCACTCTCCAACACTACTTCCCACTTGCTGGCAACTTGATAATTCCTTACAATTCAAGAAAGCCCGAAATCCGTTATGCTAATGGTGATTCAATTTCACTAGCAGTTATCGAGTCAAGCGAAGATTTTAGTCTTCTTACTAGTAATACTGCACGTGCTTCTGATGATTTTTATCCTTTGGTACCGAAATTACCCCCCTCGGTATGCTCGTCTTCATCAGGCGCATTATTAGCACCCCTTCTTGCAGTCCAGGTAACCCTTTTCCCAACTGCAGGAATTTGTGTTGGATTTACCTTCCAGAGGGTGCCGGCTGATGGCAATGCCTGTCACAAATGTGGAAGCGATGAAGAACTAATAGCTAGTGGCTCGCTCCCTTATTATGATAGGAGTGTAATTGATGATCCCAGTGAACTATCTTCAATCTTCTGGGACCAACAAAGGAACAAacagtttacaagttctcagCCAGAATATGTCCCTACCAACAAGGTTCGAGACACTCTTGTAATGCATCAATCTGATGTTCAAAGATTGAAACAAATTGTCTTGGAAAAATGCCCAAAATTATCGCGCGTGTCAACGTTCACTGTCACATGTGCCTATGTTTGGACGTGTTTAATTAAGTCACGCAGGGCCAGTGGTGAAGAGATTAAGGAGAATGATTTGGAGCATTTTATGATTGGTGCTGATTGCAGGTCTCTTATCGCTTCACCATTGCCAGCCAATTATTTTGGAAATTGTCTTGTTAACTGTATAATTACCGCAAAAACTGTTGAACTTATGCAAGAAAGTGGATTTATCAAGGCAGCAGGGTTGATTGGAGAAGTCATACGTGAAAAGCTGCACAATAAGGGTGGGGTGTTGAATGGGGCTGAAAAATGGTTGTCAGAAATTGAAGGTCTGAATCCAGAACGAGTTGTTGGGGTAGCAGGATCCCCCAAATTTGCCGTCTATGACATGGATTTTGGTTGGGGAAAGCCCAGGAAAAGTGAAGTTATTTCAATTGACACCACGGGGTCGATTTCTCTTAATGAGTGCAGGGATAGTAAGGGAGATCTTGAGGTTGGTTTATCTTTGCCAAAAGTAAAAATGGAACCTTTTTCAGCCATTTTTGCCAGTGGCATCATGGAAGCAAAAGATCAACATTGAGCATTAGTCGACATCTCGTCGACTATCCAATTATTTGGTGCTTGTGTTAATGGCACGTGTTTGTCATTAACCAGGGTGATTAATTATTCAAGAGTAAAAGAATGTGTGTGATTTGAACTTCAGGCAGCATCAATCGTTGCAGCAGAACTCTTCAAGCTCGTTGTGAAGGAGTCTTGTACAATTTATGTACGGTGGGGTTTGCTTTGTTTTTGCTTTACTGGTCTTAATGGCTGCACTGCCATTATATTCTGACTGATTAGCCAGTAAATCAGTCTTCTGTCAATAAATCATGTGGCAGCAACTGTTGTTGCATCCAAGTATGTGTACGTTGAATGTTGGTTATCAAACTTGTGTAATTATATGTTTTCTAGGATTCTCCCACAATAACTTGGTttctaggaatattttctaggaTTCTCCCACAATAACTCGTCCCACAAATTTCTTCAGAGTCCAGCTACTTCTCGCAGAAAATTTATAAAATCGGAAGTCATATAGGATTAATTTTCTTcatcctataaggaaaacaattgaatcCTTTACAAAAGCAAGATTTGGATGCCACCTTCCATTGCCTAATTACTTAGTACTTACTAAACACTCTCTACTGTGCTGGTGCTGACATTGTGTACCATAGGATCCTGTCAAAAGTCTCTAGAGTGCCTTAGCATTTCTTTTTTGCCTTGTGATCAAAGCCCAGTTCaggatttgttttcttttatgtGAAATTGGTACTTTTAGATTAAGGTTACAAACGAATTGAATCAAGTCGAGTTTCGACCTAATTTTATCAAGGTCGAACTCGAACTCGTCGAACTCTCAAATaaagttcgagttcgagttcgactAAAATTCAAGTCGAGTTAAATTCGAGCTtgagtttaaaaaaatgaaaaaataattattttatttttcaaaaaataattaaaataataatttttttaaccaataataaaatattataaatatatatgtaattttattattaaaataaaaattatatatataatcgatCGACTCGCGAACTAATGACCCGAGTATTTTTGAACTCgtattcaagttcaaattcgAATTAATCACCTCAACTCAAGCTTGACGTGGACCGAGTCTAACATGTTGAGCTCGTGTGCAGCCTACTTTAGACAAATAAAGAGTCGTTTTCAGCATTTCATTTTTGCATTACCTGGCGTAATCTTAAAATATCGTTGATGATAACTTGgcaataatataataataatgttaTTGGTTGGCGTTGATTTCCAATTGGAATGCGAACTGATGTGTGCATCACTGCACCAAACCACGTGGTGGAATTTCATTACTTGAAAACGTTTTACAGATGGACCTAATCCACTAAAAACCGATAGTCCTCGGGATCTATGGAATCATGCGGTCGTGCAAATTTTGTAAGATTCACAGGAAGGCCGTAAATGAGTGTAATCAAATTGAACACTGGATCTTAGTGTTtaattttatttgattattttaataaatttaagaatttatttaaatttaatttatttatttattaaatcaaatttaagCAAATTTTTGTAatcaaatataaatattattgaaTATAAAACATTGTTCAAACTTAGTTCGATAATTAGCGAATCAAATTTGAACAAACTTTTATCAAGTCACGCTCGATTCGAATAATGAATAGTTTGATTCATTTTTCAGTTCTATTtacaaaacatataaaaataataataataattggtCAACTGGTTATGCCTTTTGAGTGGGTCAAATATATGGTCCGCCATTTCAGTTTCTGTTAGATTTTCAGTTAAGATCCGAGTTTGCTTTTCACAGTGGCTAGTAAAAAgatcgtttttttttttccttgcataTTGCAATTGAATATTCAATAGGAAATGTCAGATTCCTGATTTTCCAGGTAcatttcttcattttgttttataTTGTGTAGCTGTGTCTAAAGTTGTATTTCTTGGTGAATTTGTATTTTGTTTACTTGGGTTATTTTTTTGCTCTTGCATCGCATTTGGCAGCTGAATATTCAAGAGGAAAATATCGAATTCTTGATTTCCAGGTACAATTCTTGGTTTTATATTGGATTTTCTATTTGCATGCGAtgcataaattaaaattttcaaacatgtATTCAGATTGAGCTTTTCATTTCACATGTAGATTTTGTCTTATTTAAAATCTTCCTACAGCTAGCCTAAAAACAATTGAAACGAGCAAGTATAATGCTTATATTGAGTATTTGTCATTGGTGACTCTAGAATTTGATTTCAGCATTGTGCTGTCAAGAAATGGTTAATTAGtgttaattaaatttatttcaTCCCAAAATTGTGGATTACATgagattctattttttttttttttaaaggaatgGTTGATATCGTAATTGTATGATAATAATTTCCAAGTGTATATCTTCATCCACCCTAAAAATAATGATTGAACTAGAATTTTACTACacacaaatttttgttttgatattTCGGTGAAATGGAGGCCTAAAGGCCAGTTGCATGAATACTAAAGCGAGAAGTTTACAAGTACATTAAGTTTGTGTCAacttttccttaatttttttttccttttttggtttgATAGGAAGCTTGGGCTAATTTAAGTCCAAGTTGAAACCTActtgttttgaaaaataatatttgaacttaatatttgtaaaatttggCTAAAGGATGCCTAAAAACTCGTTTAAAGGAGCTTCAAGactattttcaaaaataaagttaaCTCGTGAAAGTCTCTTAATATTTGCGGACGTGTGTATTCACACAGTAATTTAGGTGTAATTTAAGTATATTAAATGGATAATCActggaaaaaattcatttggagAGGGAAGGGAGGGAGTGTAACCGAGAGGCACTAGAAAAATTTGTATTTATAAGTTTGATAATTCTAGCTTCAATTCTTCTGAAttgttttcatatttttttcccTGTGATTtcttttcatagaaaaatatgtaatTCAGTTATTAAGCTGAACCAGAAACCAaagtttctttccatccacttGAGTCCGAGTCAGATTTTGGAAACGAAACGCCAAAGAAAAAGGATACTGATAGAAAACCACTGtcttaaatttttcaattggGGCATGATTTGGATGCTTAATTAGATAAGCCTTCCAAATTGGACGGACTGATTCAGTCTATCTGATCTGAAATTACTATTCTTAAAACATCATTATATATTACTAACTTTAAAGAGaagaaaacataaaatttgttAGGTATCacatcataaattaataataatataagGGTTGACAAGGGGGTCAAATATACTATTGAACGTAATGGATGACATGACTTTATACCTAATCAAATCCTTTCTATTTCATAAGTATCTAAAGTTATTTACCTAATCAAAGTTGTTGAACCGAATAATTAGGTTTAGCCCAATTGAGAGAAAATGACAAGTCCACATTGAATTAGAAAAATCAAGAGCAGTTTGACAGACAAATTGGTTTGTGTCCGATTGAATAAGCCAAATGTCTTGTGCCAAAGCCAAaatgttccaaaaaaaaaaaaatttcacctgaaaaaaaaaaagcactagTAATAGCAATTAAGGAATCCTGTGATGCTTTTCCACTGTCTGGTTTAGAGTTCGAATAATCCATTGTCAAATTCTGAATTCGAATCATGAATTTGACAATTGCAAGTTGGAAGAATgtgaaaaaaaagatataagTCATAAAGAATTTTCTCACAAATAAACTATAACAAATCCTAATCACTGAGCttggctcagtggccaccaaGAAGGGACTTAAGTCGGCTGACTTGCAGCAAAAAAAATTCTAGGATGATGCCATAACTCCCCCTTGATCTAGTCAGTTTTACATACTTACTAGCCTCTTAACCCAAGTCTTCTTAGACTCCCCCCTTGTAAATTAGGATAAAATaggttataaaaaaaattataacaaatCCTATCTCCTACAGGAACTAGGGGAAAAAACACTACAACCATGTCACACTACtccccttccccccccccccccccccccccacccccaaaCAAAAGTTTGGCCATTTAATGCAAATATTCCCAACTGTTTCATCATTACTTATTCAATAAAGGATTTCAAACATCAATGGTACCATCCGAATGCAATTATTCACATTTATTGTCACTATTTGCATTTAAACAAAATTAGCATTGTAAACATATCGTTCAATAGCCACTATAGCTATTCGTTAGGCAAACCTAATATGTTTATCTCAAACTAAGTTGGGGATtacaaaattttatcaattttgtgtttttgcactttatatatttttaaattagtATCCTACTTTATTCTTTTAGTAGCTACGACTATTTCTTTAGAGCATATATATTTATCTTTGTAGCGGTCTTAATTCTGGATGGACTCTCAGGTTATGTGCATTGACAAGTTGACTGTTGACGAGTATATGAGAGCCGCCCTTTATAAAAGAATTTTCAATATTcaccaaaagaaaataaaagaattttcaATAGTTTGGAACGTCGCTGTTTACTCGGGCAACTGCAAATTTATCATGTGCTTTAAAACTCTAAGGTCCCTTAGTTttctagggataatttcagaaacctcctttAGGTTTTTGATTATTTCACTGGCTTTTCTctacattttaaaaattacactaagcTTCCTTGaagtttattattttgttaGTAACGTTTAGATCTAACTAATAATAAGAAGTGATACTAGAAGGGAGAAGATAATATGATTCTATCATTGCAGCTCATATGCtacattatttaattaatttaataccaACTCACacattaaataaaaatattaaaattgctGTTTATCATAAGGGATCAAATCATATATAGCATCACAAAAtagtatattattatatttttttttaatataagatCCAAATTATTCTTTTCACTTATACATCCATTGTCGAACATGatcaacaacaaataatcaaaaaatttgcAACTAAAATTTTACACAGAACAAACTTTCACATCATAAATATTCTTGTCAAATATAACGATAagttgttgagatttttatgGTTATAAAATTTGCTACTTGTAATATTTTGGTtgcatattattatttttgattattttttgttgatcgtgtttgataatatatttgtgACTGAAAAGAGTAATTTGAATCTTACATTAAGTGAAATATATAgaatgatatactatttttAACGTCATATGTGATTTAAACTCTAatgataaatagcaaattctagtgttttcttttatatttggGCAGGTAttagattaattaaacaatttagtaGATGAGGGGTAATGGTGAATCATATTATTTCTCTCTCCCAATATaactttttaattatttgttggATCTAGATGTCATAAGGTAATAAATCTCAAGAGAGGTTAAtgcaattttcaaaatatagaGGGAGACCAGTGAAATAGTCAGAAACCCGAGGGGACGTTTCTCAAATTATCCCGATTTGCTAATTAACCGCCTTAAAAGTTGAAACTCCTCAGATTCCTAAACTTTAATCATTATTAGTCAAACAATATGTGAAAGATCCCAAACCCACTATTTCACTTCTCCAAGATGAGCAAAACAGAACAGAGCAAAGCTGCCAAAATAACTGAACCACCCATGTAATTTCCTCCCAAGGAGGACattattggtgattttcctCAATTGGTTTTGGCATTTAGTCAATGAACCTGTGGGAAATTACCTAAATCCACGCGGGTAAGTAAAAGGAAATTGGTCAACTTTTGTCACACGTTATATGTGGGATCATGAAGTGTATATATGTCAGACGCTGCATTTCTGTATAAATCGTTCAGTTCAGATCCTATTCCTTTTTTGTGCATCTGTTACTGAAACTACTATTGCTTCTGTTGCACATTATCCCAGTTGAATATTCATCAGGGAAAATCAGATTCTTGATTTTCCAGGTACAGTTTGTTGGGTCTCTTGAATTCTTTAACTGTGCCGAAGATTGGATTTTGTTGGTATTTTTGCATGCCTAATaggtttatttcttttttatttttgaatatCCAGTTGATCACGAGAAGGACATCAAATTCCCGGGAATAATTCTTGGAATTCTGGGATCCTTTTCTGTGTGTATGTGCTGAAAAAGCCAGCTAATATATGTAGTTCTTGGTCAATTTGCCAGTTTGTTTCTTCTGAGATTTTGCGTTTATGTTGATTGAATAAGACTAGTGCTTCGGTTTTTGGTACTGATCAGAGTTTGAATTTCCTGTTTAGAGATTATAACAATTGTTTAATTTTGTCATTCATATATGCTTTGAACAAAGAAACTTATTCGAAACGGAGGTGGAAATCATGGAGCCTGAATTGCTGAAATCTTGTTCTCGGAAACAACAACGCCAAATGGTGCCGTTTTGTGACATCATGCACAAAATCACTCATCATGTGGACAAGAACAAAAGGCCCTAAGTGAAGATGATCTTGTGACTTGTCTTGCCTGGCATGAGAGTTTTtatgtgcatttttttttttctgattttctctTTATGTTCACGAGTACTTGAATTTTTGTAGCTGCCTCTTTTGGCCCTTTCTTTTTATTGCTTTGAGCAACATTTTATATTCTTTAATGAGATTTGAATGTTGATGATTCCACTTGAGACATGAGCTGTTCTGTCTGtcactttttccttcttttttgatATGGAGATGGTCATAAAAGTTGACTTTGTTTCATTCAGCAGTTTAAAATTCCCCATTAATTTTTTATCTTAGTTAATATGTAACCCTGTTGTTTATTGTTCCACTTATCTTGTTCTATCTCAAATATTCTTCTGTTGGTTGAGATAGCTAATAAGATATTGTTTTCTTCATATGTCGCAGCTATTTGGTGTAACTTCGGGAAAAAAATAAGTGGCTGCTTTGTCTTGAATGATCTTCTAAATTGGAGCTACTGCAGATAGAACTACGATGAATGTAAATTTTGAGCCTCATTCCTTCTTGAAGGAATTCCATATTCCTGCATATATACTTGCACCTGGTTCAGAGGCTGAGAAATTACGAGATGTACCTTCATGCCCAGTGCTCGTATTTATCAACTCCAAAAGTGGGGGTCAACTTGGTGGAGATCTTCTGCTTACTTATCGTTCTCTTCTAAACAACCATCAGGTAATTTGGCACCTTGCAAAATATGCTTGGAGCTGTCAAATAGCCCAATGATCACATTACACTctttaaaaaatagcaaaaattgGCCTAAGTGAAGGCTGGAATCTGAATGGCTTCAGGTTTTTGACTTGGGAGGGGAGGCTCCTGATGCTGTGTTGCGCAGGCTATATCTCCACCTTGAAACACTCAAACTTAATGGTGATGAATTTGCTCCTGAGATCGAGGAGAGATTGAAAATAATTGTAAGTTGAGTTAAAAGAGAATGTATGAAATTCATCTTCATTCCATGCCTAATTACAGCAGAGAGCAGCTTATCATTCATTTTTAGTTTAATTTGGTTAATATCTCAAATTGGTGTGGCCATACTAGGTGGCAGGTGGTGATGGCACTGCTGGTTGGCTTCTTGGAGTTGTTTCTGACCTTAAATTGTCTAAGCCCCCACCTATTGCTACTGTGCCCTTGGGAACCGGAAACAACCTTCCATTTGCATTTGGTTGGGTAAGAAAGGACCCCTTCTAGTCCCTTGGTTCCTCTTATTGTCATCTTTAATATGAAATTTAATGCATTGATGGGTAAAAATTTATGTGGATGATCTTAACTTGGCCCCTATATATGTGAAACTGTACTTACTTTAACCCTCCATTTTGTGGCAATAAGACAGTTATCTTGCTGTTAATTTGGTGCCTGTTACTGAGACCGCGGTCCTTTCTAATTCCTGTGTTGCTTGTGCTTCCTGTCttgaagggaaagaaaaatccaGGGACAGATCAAGACTCTGTGCTTGCATTCTTGGATCAAGTGAGGAAAGCAAAAGAAATGATGATAGACAGGTTTGGTATCAAACATCTATTCTTCTTTGAGTTTGCAAATAAGTACCACGTTCATTGTTTGCGTGATATATCGGTTTCCTGAATCTCTAGTTTTTGATCTGACTGTCTTTGATGAAAATCCAGCTGGCATATACTCATGAGGATGAAAGCTCCAACTGAAGGTAGCTTTGATCCTATTGCCCCCCTAGAGTTGCCACATTCTTTGCATGCATTTCAACGAGTTTCTTCATCAGATGAACTTAACATGGTATGGCAGTCTTCCTTAAAGAGTTTTTACATAATCTACGTGTATTATGAAACAGATACATATTGGCTTTGTCTCACTTATATTAGTTGTATGAATCAGGTTGTTGTCttctttgtatttttattttttttccctgcaTATCAATCAggtagatgatgatgatgacgtGCAACTAAATTAACTAATCGTGCAAGAGAAAAGATCTTAAGTCTACTCAACAATTCCTAAAATATTTCTTCCCAAGAAAAAGggtattacttttttttttttgtggggaaTGGAAACCGGGTTGTTTAGGTTTCAGCTGAAAAATTGGGCTCATGAAGCCCATTTTATACAGATGCATTGTTTTTCCCGTTTTGCATCTCAAGGAATGGAGTATAAGACTTATATCCAGCGCAGTTTTTTATATGCTTAGTTGGAAACCAACTGAAGTTACCTTAGGTACATGAACACCAGATGTATTGAAGGATAAGATACTTAATTGTTCAACCAGGTCGTATGAATGTATGTTGTGATCGATGACCTTGTGGAAAACATTATTTCTCTTTCTTAGGACACACTTTCCGATCTACGAAATCAGCACTTTCCCCTGCTCTTACGCAAATGTTTCAATGTTTCTCAGGAAGGCTACCATACATTCCAGGGAGGATTCTGGAATTACTTCAGCATGGGTAAGTTATGTGGAGGTTTTCCAATATATTCCCTTTTCAATCCACCTTGTTGGTCAGCTCTACTTTGTTCGCTTCAGTTGTTCCAAATAATTAAATAGTAGTGTCTTTGATTGAGGATTGAAATCTGGCCAACTCTCTTCCAGAAAGCATGTCCTACATAACCACAGCTCCAAGAACGAAAAGATATTGTCAGAGCTAATTTGTTTACAAAATCAACTTGTTTATAAAAATCTACTTTTTGCCCTTAGCTGACCAATGTGGATCTAGAAGGGCCTAGTGAAAAAAGTgtgtttcttatttttcttcttctcttggaAGATCTGTCAGTAACTGGTAATTGAGGAGCTTGTTGCGGAAAATATTCTTGTCATTGCAAATCTTTCAGGGAAAAAGCACTGTGTTGCACCAGATAAACATATTAAAGAACTGAAGTCAATTAGTAAAAGCTCATGGTGTTTTGGATTCACCTACAAGAATGCTAATGTGCTTTTTGGTGTAATTGAGTCATGCATAAGAGGTGTTTGCCTTTTGCTTATTATGTTAATTAACATCTCTTTGCCTTTATGCATGCTTCATTCTGATGGACCTTGCTCCTTGATTGTTTCTTGACGCATTCTTTCCCAAACTTCTTTTCTTGATCCCTTCTTTTGGCATCTTTGTGTCATGCCAAGAGTTCGCATGTCACAGAAACCAGAACTATTGAACTTGTTTCCAGATTTTTGAGATTTTGATACTGGAACTTGTTATACCTTCCCCCCATCTAAAGTGTCTGTATAGTATGACAAAATAGATTTTTTCAGGTCAATGAACAGCTCAACAGGAATGCATGCATGCTTACTCAGAACCACTTCTTGTTGGGCAGGGTAGAATGTTTAGGTGGTAAAGTTAAAGTGTAAGTCATCACATTTAGGATATAAATTTTTATCAGAAGATTCGTGCTGGAATAAGATGTTCCCTAAAGATGCTTACTAGGTTTATTGTTTCACAAAAGTATCTGCTTGAATCAGTTAAACCATTCTTTAGTAAGTAATCTCTTGTTTTATTTTGGGACTGCATACATGTCCTGGATAGTTAAAATGTTTAATACCATCATGTAGAGATACTTCAGAATAACACAGTATGCTAATGCAAATTAAAGTCGTGGATGCTAAAAAATTATATCCCCATGGGAAAAGATGATTTTCTTTACTGATTTGAGAATTTATGGGTAGAATTTCTTAAGCAACTGCTGCTTTCTTAAGACTATAATTGATCCTTAGATCTCACATCTACCATGTTTAGGGTGATGAAAGTATATTTTGCTTCCCATTTTATGccaacttttccttccaaatgtGTTAGGGAATTGTTTCAGCCTCATCTGCAAAGATATTTACTAGCCTCGTGTAATTGAGTTTCTTGCTAGCTATTCATCATTTTTCCCCTTCCTATGGTAATTTTTTGATGGGATGAGTTGCATATAAGTTAAATAAATGAACCATATATAGTACATGAGCAAACATAACAAGGGAATAAGTGGTTGGCTGTGGCTGCCTAAAATATCTGAGTCTTCATGTTTCACATTAAGTCAAGCAGCTTTATGTGTTATCTGGTCCAATTCTGATATCTTTACCACATCATACAGGGATGGACGCTCAAGTATCGTATGCATTCCATTCTGAGAGGAAGCTGCACCCTGAAAAGTTCAAAAACCAGCTGGTTAATCAGGTAAAACAAATTCACATGGTAGGAGTACCTTGTCagataaaatttgtatttgATCTGCATGTCAAATAGCTGATGAATACTATGTCATAATTAGCCTTAGTTATTACGACTAGTACAATGAGTCATTTAAGGTCATGTCGTTGTGGCTAATGGATGGAGAAAGGAACAATGGAGCAATCTTATATAAGCAATGATAAATGGGCATCTAGCTTAGAAGCACCCATACCTTAAACTTCATATTATGCTAAGAAAAAACCACAGAATTAGGCTCTGtaaagatttgtttttctgGAATCATCTTCAGTTGAACTGTGATAGTATTTGTCATTATGATGGCTTTTTGTGCAAACAGAAAATGTAATGATCTTAGTTTCTCAGTCATGCTTGGTTGTGAAAGGAGATTCCacttgttttattatttttttttaactcttaGCATTGTTTTAGCAGTTGAGCAGTCATTGTCCATTCTTCTAGATTTTAGTAGATGAAGATATTTTGCATTGAAACATTAATAACAGGCTTTCGTATTGTCTGAATTAATGTCACAAATATGCATAACTTTGCCATGACTTTGAAGTAAAATAGATTTTTCTGATTGTCTTAGAGTACATATGCAAAACTTGGATGCACACAAGGATGGTTTTTTGCTTCACTCGTTCATCCTTCTTCAAGGTATGC
The DNA window shown above is from Coffea arabica cultivar ET-39 chromosome 5e, Coffea Arabica ET-39 HiFi, whole genome shotgun sequence and carries:
- the LOC113687542 gene encoding malonyl-coenzyme A:anthocyanin 3-O-glucoside-6''-O-malonyltransferase-like, which produces MWLRSSVAVRRLPRGIWNLKGVGGGGSEVSGGGKIDNGGQELRRSVPIFVHGARIAKPFAVHCKSATYSSRQHGATVRVLEKCMVAPPPNTIQEKSLPLTFFDLPFLHSPLIHHIFFCDYSHPTSHFTNEVIPKLKTSLSLTLQHYFPLAGNLIIPYNSRKPEIRYANGDSISLAVIESSEDFSLLTSNTARASDDFYPLVPKLPPSVCSSSSGALLAPLLAVQVTLFPTAGICVGFTFQRVPADGNACHKCGSDEELIASGSLPYYDRSVIDDPSELSSIFWDQQRNKQFTSSQPEYVPTNKVRDTLVMHQSDVQRLKQIVLEKCPKLSRVSTFTVTCAYVWTCLIKSRRASGEEIKENDLEHFMIGADCRSLIASPLPANYFGNCLVNCIITAKTVELMQESGFIKAAGLIGEVIREKLHNKGGVLNGAEKWLSEIEGLNPERVVGVAGSPKFAVYDMDFGWGKPRKSEVISIDTTGSISLNECRDSKGDLEVGLSLPKVKMEPFSAIFASGIMEAKDQH
- the LOC140003920 gene encoding diacylglycerol kinase 5-like isoform X2, whose amino-acid sequence is MNVNFEPHSFLKEFHIPAYILAPGSEAEKLRDVPSCPVLVFINSKSGGQLGGDLLLTYRSLLNNHQVFDLGGEAPDAVLRRLYLHLETLKLNGDEFAPEIEERLKIIVAGGDGTAGWLLGVVSDLKLSKPPPIATVPLGTGNNLPFAFGWGKKNPGTDQDSVLAFLDQVRKAKEMMIDSWHILMRMKAPTEGSFDPIAPLELPHSLHAFQRVSSSDELNMEGYHTFQGGFWNYFSMGMDAQVSYAFHSERKLHPEKFKNQLVNQSTYAKLGCTQGWFFASLVHPSSRNIAQLAKVKIMKKHGDWQDLTIPPSIRSIVCLNLPSFSGGLNPWGTPNKNKRRDRDLTPPYVDDGFIEVVGFRDAWHGLVLFAPNGHGRRLAQAHRIKFEFHKGAAEHTFMRIDGEPWKQPLPVDDDRVVVEISNLRQVKILATHDCRSRSVHDPSSPTTPHGQDDGERDSDEEESVGEEWRKFGAADTFKIPDEMKVQKARRSEIAESLGPVSVPKENVQEKSGETKHTLYQGCALPQFTCPTSQH
- the LOC140003920 gene encoding diacylglycerol kinase 5-like isoform X1: MNVNFEPHSFLKEFHIPAYILAPGSEAEKLRDVPSCPVLVFINSKSGGQLGGDLLLTYRSLLNNHQVFDLGGEAPDAVLRRLYLHLETLKLNGDEFAPEIEERLKIIVAGGDGTAGWLLGVVSDLKLSKPPPIATVPLGTGNNLPFAFGWGKKNPGTDQDSVLAFLDQVRKAKEMMIDSWHILMRMKAPTEGSFDPIAPLELPHSLHAFQRVSSSDELNMEGYHTFQGGFWNYFSMGMDAQVSYAFHSERKLHPEKFKNQLVNQSTYAKLGCTQGWFFASLVHPSSRNIAQLAKVKIMKKHGDWQDLTIPPSIRSIVCLNLPSFSGGLNPWGTPNKNKRRDRDLTPPYVDDGFIEVVGFRDAWHGLVLFAPNGHGRRLAQAHRIKFEFHKGAAEHTFMRIDGEPWKQPLPVDDDRVVVEISNLRQVKILATHDCRSRSVHDPSSPTTPHGQDDGERDSDEEESVGEEWRKFGAADTFKIPDEMKVQKARRSEIAESLGPVSVPKENVQVKVNDSSSDKRSRLQRLRRFFSCYKNK
- the LOC140003920 gene encoding diacylglycerol kinase 5-like isoform X3; translation: MNVNFEPHSFLKEFHIPAYILAPGSEAEKLRDVPSCPVLVFINSKSGGQLGGDLLLTYRSLLNNHQVFDLGGEAPDAVLRRLYLHLETLKLNGDEFAPEIEERLKIIVAGGDGTAGWLLGVVSDLKLSKPPPIATVPLGTGNNLPFAFGWGKKNPGTDQDSVLAFLDQVRKAKEMMIDSWHILMRMKAPTEGSFDPIAPLELPHSLHAFQRVSSSDELNMEGYHTFQGGFWNYFSMGMDAQVSYAFHSERKLHPEKFKNQLVNQSTYAKLGCTQGWFFASLVHPSSRNIAQLAKVKIMKKHGDWQDLTIPPSIRSIVCLNLPSFSGGLNPWGTPNKNKRRDRDLTPPYVDDGFIEVVGFRDAWHGLVLFAPNGHGRRLAQAHRIKFEFHKGAAEHTFMRIDGEPWKQPLPVDDDRVVVEISNLRQVKILATHDCRSRSVHDPSSPTTPHGQDDGERDSDEEESVGEEWRKFGAADTFKIPDEMKVQKARRSEIAESLGPVSVPKENVQ
- the LOC140003920 gene encoding diacylglycerol kinase 5-like isoform X4, with amino-acid sequence MNVNFEPHSFLKEFHIPAYILAPGSEAEKLRDVPSCPVLVFINSKSGGQLGGDLLLTYRSLLNNHQVFDLGGEAPDAVLRRLYLHLETLKLNGDEFAPEIEERLKIIVAGGDGTAGWLLGVVSDLKLSKPPPIATVPLGTGNNLPFAFGWGKKNPGTDQDSVLAFLDQVRKAKEMMIDSWHILMRMKAPTEGSFDPIAPLELPHSLHAFQRVSSSDELNMEGYHTFQGGFWNYFSMGMDAQVSYAFHSERKLHPEKFKNQLVNQSTYAKLGCTQGWFFASLVHPSSRNIAQLAKVKIMKKHGDWQDLTIPPSIRSIVCLNLPSFSGGLNPWGTPNKNKRRDRDLTPPYVDDGFIEVVGFRDAWHGLVLFAPNGHGRRLAQAHRIKFEFHKGAAEHTFMRIDGEPWKQPLPVDDDRVVVEISNLRQVKILATHDCRSRSVHDPSSPTTPHGQDDGERDSDEEESVGEEWRKFGAADTFKIPDEVNFQLHI